A window of the Syntrophothermus lipocalidus DSM 12680 genome harbors these coding sequences:
- a CDS encoding NAD(P)/FAD-dependent oxidoreductase gives MRYVLVGNSAAAVGAIEGIRSLDKEGQMTVISEEPYPAYSRPLISYYLEGRVDESRMGYRDPGFYDRHQVELKLGVRAVRLSCSSQRVLLDNGEELEYERLLLATGSRPVLPPVKGLDKQGVFFFNRWEDVKAIRTVAGPGLRAVVLGAGLTGLKAAEALTKLGLRVTVVEVADTILGSILDEEGACIVRKHLEEAGVHLLTGIKVTEVYGGRSTVPADVYALKDKYRKYLNREQQVESVGLSNGFSLPADMVVVAAGVVPNLDLVAGTDVRWNHGILVNEYLETTVSDVYAAGDVAEGLDLLSGESRVIATLPNAYKQGETAGKNMAGARVPYPGGLAMNSVSFFGLPIATAGWSNVQKEGIRIVNRADVSRRSYRRLSILGDRLVGFIAIGDVNRVGILTALVRSRASIDGYEDRLLKPDLGLIDLPEQLRQRWNLWGGGDSEWRSGYQLRI, from the coding sequence ATGCGTTACGTTTTGGTAGGTAATTCGGCGGCAGCTGTGGGCGCCATCGAAGGGATACGCAGCCTAGACAAAGAAGGGCAAATGACGGTCATTTCAGAAGAGCCGTACCCTGCTTATTCGCGGCCCCTGATCTCTTATTACTTAGAAGGCCGGGTTGACGAATCAAGGATGGGCTACAGGGACCCAGGGTTTTATGACCGGCACCAAGTTGAGTTAAAGCTGGGAGTCAGAGCGGTACGGTTGTCGTGTTCTTCACAGCGGGTACTTCTCGACAACGGGGAAGAACTAGAATACGAGCGGCTGCTGTTGGCTACAGGTTCAAGGCCAGTACTGCCGCCGGTAAAGGGATTAGACAAACAGGGGGTCTTTTTTTTCAACCGTTGGGAAGACGTGAAAGCCATCCGAACCGTAGCCGGTCCGGGGTTGAGAGCTGTGGTGCTGGGCGCTGGTCTGACTGGATTGAAGGCGGCCGAGGCTTTGACCAAGCTTGGCTTGAGGGTCACCGTAGTAGAGGTGGCGGACACAATTCTCGGGTCCATCCTGGATGAAGAGGGAGCCTGTATAGTCCGGAAACATCTGGAGGAAGCGGGAGTACACTTGCTCACTGGGATAAAGGTTACCGAGGTTTACGGGGGAAGGAGTACGGTTCCAGCGGACGTCTATGCTCTAAAGGATAAGTATCGCAAGTATTTGAACAGAGAACAGCAGGTAGAAAGTGTCGGGCTGTCAAACGGGTTTTCGCTTCCGGCAGACATGGTGGTGGTGGCGGCGGGGGTTGTCCCTAATCTTGATCTGGTCGCCGGTACCGATGTCAGGTGGAATCACGGGATACTGGTAAACGAGTACTTAGAGACTACTGTTTCTGACGTTTATGCAGCCGGAGATGTTGCCGAAGGACTTGATTTGCTATCAGGGGAATCCCGGGTGATAGCTACTCTACCCAACGCTTACAAACAAGGAGAAACGGCTGGGAAAAACATGGCCGGAGCCAGGGTACCCTACCCAGGGGGTCTGGCTATGAACTCGGTGAGCTTCTTCGGGCTGCCTATAGCCACCGCGGGCTGGAGCAACGTTCAGAAAGAGGGGATAAGGATAGTAAACCGAGCCGATGTATCCCGCAGGAGCTATCGCCGTTTGAGTATATTGGGGGATAGGCTGGTCGGCTTCATCGCCATAGGAGATGTTAACCGAGTAGGGATACTCACCGCTCTGGTGAGAAGCCGAGCATCAATCGATGGGTACGAAGACCGGTTGTTAAAACCGGATCTGGGACTTATCGACCTGCCGGAACAACTACGCCAGCGGTGGAACTTGTGGGGAGGGGGTGATTCTGAATGGAGGTCAGGCTATCAGCTAAGGATTTGA
- a CDS encoding 4Fe-4S dicluster domain-containing protein, which translates to MRRRIVCNFDVCIGCRLCEVYCITSHSRFPHDVLKAFKLDGQRPVPRVTVEEEGVLSFSVSCRHCQEPECTKSCLTGALQLDAELGIIKVEEERCIGCWTCVVACPYGAIRPSPGERKVAVKCDLCGGTGEVPACVANCPNEALRMEVWVEEG; encoded by the coding sequence ATGCGCAGGCGAATTGTATGTAATTTCGATGTTTGCATAGGCTGCCGGCTGTGCGAGGTTTACTGTATTACTTCTCACTCCCGCTTCCCCCACGATGTTTTGAAAGCCTTCAAACTCGACGGGCAAAGGCCGGTACCACGCGTCACGGTAGAGGAAGAGGGGGTCTTATCTTTTTCTGTATCCTGTCGCCATTGCCAGGAACCGGAATGTACTAAGTCCTGTCTTACTGGTGCCCTCCAGCTCGACGCAGAACTTGGCATAATAAAGGTGGAAGAAGAAAGATGCATCGGCTGCTGGACTTGCGTAGTCGCGTGTCCCTACGGAGCTATAAGGCCGTCACCGGGGGAACGTAAAGTGGCGGTCAAGTGTGACCTTTGCGGAGGAACGGGTGAGGTTCCAGCCTGTGTGGCCAATTGTCCCAACGAGGCACTCCGGATGGAAGTATGGGTAGAGGAGGGGTAG
- a CDS encoding glutamate synthase-related protein, producing the protein MAITMKTASYKIIRDHDRCIECLVCVRQCSNGVHRWDEDYMCLVSDEAECVNCHRCVVFCPTQALNVVASPLDFKTNANWRKPDIEQIYLQAETGGTLLVGMGNDRPYPVYWDHLLLNASQVTNPSIDPLREPVELKTFIGRKPDTVHFGSEGVEGEFPPQLELDVPVMFSAMSFGSISLNAQKSLARAAVETGIYWNCGEGGLHPEVRPYADRAVVQVASGRFGVSVDYLKSGAAIEIKIGQGAKPGIGGHLPGEKVGPEVSRTRMIPLGTDAISPAPHHDIYSIEDLRQLIFSLKEATEYAKPVGVKIAAVHNVAAIASGSVRAGADFLVIDGFRGGTGAAPLRIRDNIGIPIELALAAVDSRLREEGIRNTVSLVVAGGIRNSADVVKAIALGADAVYIGTAALIALGCHMCQKCYQGKCNWGIATTNPYLTKRVNPEVGARRAANLIRAWAHEIKEMLGGMGINAIESLRGNRLHLRGIGLGPKELEILQVKAAGE; encoded by the coding sequence ATGGCAATCACCATGAAAACAGCCTCTTATAAAATCATAAGGGATCATGACCGTTGCATTGAATGCCTGGTCTGTGTCAGACAGTGTAGTAACGGAGTGCACCGGTGGGATGAAGATTACATGTGCCTGGTGTCCGACGAGGCAGAATGTGTTAATTGCCACCGCTGTGTGGTTTTCTGTCCGACCCAAGCCCTGAATGTGGTGGCTAGTCCGTTGGATTTCAAAACCAACGCTAATTGGAGAAAACCGGACATCGAGCAAATATACCTGCAAGCGGAAACCGGGGGGACGCTTCTTGTAGGTATGGGAAACGACCGGCCTTACCCGGTGTACTGGGACCACTTGCTGCTAAACGCCAGCCAGGTGACTAACCCGTCGATTGATCCGCTGAGGGAACCAGTGGAGTTAAAAACGTTTATCGGAAGAAAGCCGGATACGGTCCACTTCGGATCCGAAGGGGTAGAGGGAGAGTTTCCTCCACAACTGGAGCTAGATGTCCCCGTTATGTTCAGTGCGATGTCTTTCGGATCCATCAGCTTGAACGCACAGAAGTCACTGGCCCGGGCTGCAGTCGAAACCGGTATTTACTGGAACTGCGGAGAAGGTGGTCTTCATCCGGAGGTGAGGCCTTACGCCGACCGAGCTGTAGTGCAGGTAGCTTCGGGAAGATTTGGGGTAAGTGTGGATTATCTAAAGAGCGGAGCGGCGATAGAGATAAAGATAGGGCAGGGAGCTAAGCCGGGCATAGGGGGACACCTGCCGGGCGAAAAGGTAGGACCAGAAGTCAGCCGGACTCGCATGATTCCTTTAGGTACTGACGCGATTTCGCCGGCGCCCCACCACGATATATACTCGATCGAGGATTTGCGCCAGTTGATTTTCTCACTTAAGGAAGCTACTGAGTACGCGAAACCGGTAGGGGTTAAGATCGCTGCGGTTCATAACGTGGCGGCCATAGCCTCGGGGTCGGTAAGGGCAGGGGCTGATTTTCTGGTTATAGATGGGTTTCGCGGCGGTACGGGGGCAGCACCCCTGCGCATACGAGACAACATTGGAATTCCGATAGAACTTGCTTTGGCCGCTGTTGATTCACGATTGCGGGAAGAAGGCATCAGGAATACGGTTTCTCTCGTAGTGGCTGGTGGTATCCGCAATAGCGCGGACGTGGTTAAGGCTATAGCCTTGGGGGCTGATGCTGTGTATATCGGCACCGCCGCTCTAATCGCGTTGGGCTGTCACATGTGCCAGAAGTGTTATCAGGGCAAGTGTAATTGGGGAATAGCTACTACCAATCCTTATCTTACAAAGCGGGTCAACCCCGAGGTCGGAGCCAGGAGGGCTGCTAATCTGATCCGGGCCTGGGCTCATGAGATAAAGGAAATGCTCGGAGGTATGGGTATCAACGCCATCGAGAGCTTGCGGGGGAACCGGCTGCATCTACGGGGCATAGGGCTTGGGCCCAAAGAGCTGGAGATACTACAGGTTAAGGCGGCAGGGGAATAG
- a CDS encoding class II glutamine amidotransferase has protein sequence MVVREGLARIPAGCAVAGIVDRRRQAMKADGIVTMISLMHDRSNGLGGGFAVYGCYSDMSDYYAFHLFYESSSAQTETEQFMSIYFKVEQKEPIPVRKNGLQKHAPRIWRYFVKPKVSEINEQDLSEEEYIIKTVMSINRDIPGAFVASSGKNMGAFKAVGYPEDVADFYRLEEYQGYLWLAHGRFPTNTPGWWGGAHPFTLLDWSVVHNGEISSYGANRRYLEMFGYHCGLQTDTEAITYLLDLLVRKHRLPLLTALNIFAAPFWEEIGRMDPERQRLWKVLRSVYGSALLNGPFSIIVGCSHGLIAMNDRIKLRPLVAAVNTEKVYVASEEAAIRAVCRQPDRLWTPAGGEPVLAWVEHQTSKHGSSSLCDGLVREVS, from the coding sequence CTGGTGGTGAGGGAAGGATTGGCAAGAATACCGGCCGGGTGCGCGGTAGCTGGAATAGTCGACAGAAGAAGACAAGCCATGAAAGCGGACGGTATTGTGACCATGATAAGCTTGATGCATGACCGTTCCAACGGTTTAGGCGGGGGTTTTGCCGTCTACGGGTGTTATTCCGATATGAGCGATTACTACGCGTTTCATCTCTTCTATGAATCAAGCTCAGCTCAAACCGAGACGGAGCAGTTTATGTCAATCTACTTTAAAGTAGAGCAAAAGGAGCCGATTCCTGTTCGAAAAAACGGGCTGCAAAAACACGCCCCCCGAATATGGCGCTATTTTGTGAAGCCCAAAGTCAGCGAAATTAACGAGCAGGATCTCTCTGAAGAAGAATACATCATCAAAACAGTAATGAGCATCAACCGCGATATACCGGGAGCTTTCGTCGCTTCCAGTGGTAAGAATATGGGAGCGTTTAAAGCGGTAGGTTACCCGGAAGACGTAGCTGACTTTTACCGGCTTGAGGAGTACCAAGGTTACTTGTGGCTGGCTCACGGCCGCTTTCCTACCAACACTCCGGGTTGGTGGGGAGGAGCCCACCCGTTCACGTTACTTGATTGGTCCGTAGTGCACAATGGAGAGATATCTTCTTACGGTGCCAATCGGAGGTATTTGGAGATGTTCGGATACCACTGTGGTTTACAGACTGATACCGAGGCGATAACTTATTTGTTGGATCTTCTGGTACGTAAACACAGGCTGCCACTACTGACTGCATTAAATATATTTGCAGCTCCTTTCTGGGAAGAGATCGGCAGAATGGATCCGGAGAGACAACGACTGTGGAAGGTGTTGCGTTCTGTTTACGGAAGCGCTCTTCTAAACGGACCTTTTTCAATTATTGTCGGTTGTAGCCACGGCTTAATCGCAATGAACGACCGCATTAAACTGCGCCCCCTGGTGGCGGCGGTAAATACTGAAAAGGTATATGTAGCCAGCGAAGAAGCGGCGATCCGGGCTGTGTGTCGCCAGCCGGACAGGCTATGGACACCGGCCGGGGGCGAACCGGTCTTGGCATGGGTGGAACACCAGACTTCGAAGCACGGGTCGAGCAGCCTTTGCGATGGACTGGTGAGGGAGGTGTCTTAA
- the glnA gene encoding type I glutamate--ammonia ligase, which yields MEEHRKAEIMERVKEKGVRFIRLQFTDVLGILKNVAIPVSQLEKALDGELMFDGSSIAGFVGIEESDMYLVPDPDTFVVFPWRPAVGAVARLICDVYTKDRKPFVGCPRYNLKRVLKEAEMMGYTMYVGPEVEFFLFLLDDQGRPTVRTHDEATYFDLAPTDRGEDARRDMVMTLEDMGFEVEASHHEVAPGQHEIDFKYDDALKIADAIMTFKLVVHSIAQRHGLHASFMPKPIYGRNGSGMHTHQSLARNGQNVFFDPARPDGLSDTARYYIGGILKHARAFSAVTNPTVNSYKRLVPGFEAPVYMAWSETNRSCLIRVPAKRGSSTRIEVRNPDPACNPYLALAVMLKAGLDGVMNRISPPEPVNQNIYHMSEEERASLGVESLPANLAEALEELKMNQVIRDAMGEHIYEQFMRVKLDEWNRYQRFVHPWELDEYLALF from the coding sequence ATGGAAGAGCATCGCAAGGCAGAAATAATGGAGAGGGTTAAGGAAAAGGGGGTTAGGTTCATACGGCTGCAGTTTACAGACGTTCTTGGAATCTTGAAAAACGTGGCTATACCTGTGAGCCAACTGGAGAAAGCCCTTGACGGAGAACTAATGTTTGACGGTTCGTCAATTGCCGGCTTCGTAGGGATAGAGGAGTCAGACATGTATTTGGTACCGGACCCGGATACCTTTGTGGTTTTTCCCTGGCGGCCTGCCGTAGGAGCTGTGGCCAGGCTAATATGCGATGTCTACACTAAAGACAGGAAGCCCTTCGTCGGATGTCCCCGTTACAACTTGAAACGGGTTTTGAAGGAAGCGGAAATGATGGGTTACACGATGTACGTGGGACCGGAGGTGGAGTTCTTCTTGTTCTTACTAGATGACCAGGGCAGGCCCACAGTGAGGACCCATGACGAAGCTACCTATTTCGATCTAGCTCCTACCGACCGCGGCGAAGACGCCCGCCGGGACATGGTTATGACTCTGGAAGATATGGGATTTGAAGTCGAGGCTTCACATCACGAGGTGGCACCAGGACAGCACGAGATTGACTTCAAATACGACGATGCTTTGAAAATAGCGGACGCAATAATGACCTTCAAACTGGTAGTGCATTCGATAGCTCAAAGGCACGGGTTGCACGCATCGTTTATGCCCAAACCGATTTACGGCCGCAACGGGTCAGGTATGCACACACACCAATCACTGGCTCGAAACGGGCAAAACGTATTCTTTGACCCCGCCCGGCCTGATGGACTGAGCGATACTGCTCGCTATTACATCGGCGGGATTCTCAAACATGCCCGGGCGTTTTCAGCTGTCACTAACCCGACAGTGAATTCATACAAGAGACTGGTTCCCGGATTTGAGGCTCCGGTGTACATGGCCTGGTCCGAAACCAACAGGAGCTGTCTTATCAGAGTTCCGGCCAAACGCGGCTCCAGTACCCGCATAGAGGTCCGTAATCCGGATCCGGCTTGCAACCCTTACCTGGCTCTTGCGGTCATGCTGAAAGCAGGTTTGGATGGGGTGATGAACCGTATCTCGCCACCAGAGCCTGTGAACCAGAACATCTACCACATGAGCGAAGAGGAAAGAGCCAGCTTGGGAGTTGAAAGCCTTCCTGCGAATCTGGCTGAGGCATTAGAGGAGTTGAAGATGAACCAGGTCATAAGAGACGCGATGGGTGAACACATTTACGAGCAGTTTATGAGGGTTAAATTAGACGAGTGGAACCGTTACCAGAGATTTGTACATCCCTGGGAATTGGATGAATATTTAGCACTTTTCTAG
- a CDS encoding ANTAR domain-containing response regulator — MITVETAFFLRGGDTIVPRIKVLVADASETRRSALRDGLVRLGCQVLAEANSVPDMLRKVRTVLPDLVIIDEGLEGGNALEAARIIESDDLAAILIMVRRRDNPDLKEFHYCFYPVTETSLVAAVDAALLYRERIRGLRKEVQKLKETLNTRKVVEKAKGILMKTMNLDEEQAHRLIQKQSMNKGIPVREVARAIILTYEIGKETKD; from the coding sequence TTGATCACGGTCGAGACGGCTTTTTTTTTGAGAGGCGGTGATACGATTGTGCCCAGGATAAAGGTTCTCGTAGCAGACGCTTCAGAAACAAGACGCTCAGCTTTGAGGGACGGGTTGGTTCGGTTAGGATGCCAAGTACTGGCCGAAGCTAACAGTGTGCCGGACATGCTGCGCAAGGTGAGGACTGTATTGCCGGATCTTGTCATCATTGACGAAGGGCTGGAAGGTGGTAATGCCTTGGAGGCAGCCCGTATCATCGAGTCAGATGACTTGGCTGCAATCCTGATTATGGTCAGGCGAAGGGATAACCCCGACCTTAAAGAGTTCCATTACTGTTTTTACCCAGTAACCGAAACGAGTTTGGTGGCTGCTGTTGACGCCGCTCTTCTGTATCGTGAACGAATTCGGGGACTACGCAAGGAGGTTCAGAAACTGAAAGAGACCCTGAATACTCGCAAGGTTGTGGAGAAAGCCAAAGGTATACTTATGAAAACGATGAACCTAGATGAAGAACAAGCCCACCGGCTGATACAAAAGCAGAGCATGAACAAAGGGATTCCCGTCCGTGAGGTTGCAAGGGCGATTATTTTGACTTATGAAATCGGAAAAGAAACCAAAGATTAG
- the glnA gene encoding type I glutamate--ammonia ligase — protein sequence MTPEEISALIKDKGITFIDLKFNDLPGLWQHFSMPSSELTGVDNVAEGGLFREGVGFDGSSIRGFQQIQESDMILIPDPDTAVIDPVCKAFTLSMICDIYDPITRQPYSRDPRYVAKKAEAYLKSTGIADTSYWGPEMEFFIFDDVRFDQSVNFGYYYLDSIEGEWNTGRQENPNLGYKARYKEGYFPVPPHDSHQDLRSEMVKVLMGVGIGVEVHHHEVASGGQAEIDMRFDSLVRMADKCMMYKYVVKNVARRHNKVVTFMPKPLFQDNGSGMHTHQSLWKDGVNLFYDPKGYGLLSQLAKYYIGGLLKHAPALMAFCAPTTNSYKRLVPGFEAPVNLVYSMRNRSAAIRIPVYTDNPKSKRIEFRPPDPSCNPYLAFAAMLMAGLDGIENEIDPGDPVDKNIYELDEQEAAKIRTVPGSLEEALNALEEDHDFLLKGNVFTTDLLEVWIKYKREKEVEPIKLRPHPYEFQLYFDL from the coding sequence ATGACTCCAGAAGAAATTTCAGCACTGATAAAGGACAAAGGAATCACCTTCATCGACCTGAAGTTCAACGACTTACCGGGACTGTGGCAGCACTTTTCCATGCCATCGAGTGAACTGACAGGAGTTGATAACGTCGCTGAAGGCGGTCTATTTCGAGAAGGCGTAGGATTTGACGGTTCCAGTATTCGTGGGTTTCAGCAGATTCAAGAAAGCGACATGATACTCATCCCGGATCCCGACACCGCGGTTATTGATCCGGTCTGTAAAGCATTCACCCTTTCCATGATATGCGACATCTACGATCCGATTACCCGCCAGCCGTACAGCCGCGACCCGCGGTACGTAGCCAAGAAGGCCGAAGCCTACCTGAAATCGACCGGGATCGCCGACACCAGCTATTGGGGCCCGGAAATGGAGTTCTTCATCTTTGACGACGTCCGTTTCGATCAAAGCGTCAACTTTGGGTACTACTATTTGGATTCGATTGAAGGAGAATGGAACACCGGGCGCCAGGAAAACCCGAATCTAGGTTATAAGGCCCGTTACAAGGAGGGGTATTTCCCGGTACCGCCCCACGACTCACACCAGGACCTGCGGAGCGAAATGGTTAAAGTGCTTATGGGAGTTGGGATTGGAGTAGAGGTTCACCACCACGAAGTCGCTAGTGGCGGCCAGGCCGAGATTGACATGAGGTTTGACTCGCTCGTACGCATGGCCGACAAGTGCATGATGTACAAGTACGTGGTCAAAAACGTGGCCCGGCGCCACAACAAGGTGGTCACCTTCATGCCCAAACCGCTATTTCAGGACAACGGCTCCGGAATGCATACCCACCAGTCCTTGTGGAAGGATGGGGTTAACCTTTTCTACGACCCCAAAGGGTATGGGCTTTTAAGCCAGCTGGCCAAGTACTACATCGGGGGACTGTTAAAACACGCCCCGGCTCTGATGGCATTCTGTGCCCCAACCACCAACTCGTACAAGCGGCTGGTCCCCGGTTTTGAAGCTCCCGTGAACTTGGTTTACTCCATGCGGAACCGGAGCGCGGCGATTCGTATTCCGGTATATACTGACAATCCAAAGTCCAAGCGCATCGAGTTTAGACCGCCTGACCCGTCCTGCAACCCGTATCTGGCTTTCGCCGCCATGCTCATGGCCGGCTTGGACGGAATCGAAAATGAAATCGATCCGGGAGATCCCGTCGACAAGAACATCTATGAGCTCGACGAACAAGAAGCTGCCAAGATCAGAACTGTCCCCGGGTCTCTTGAAGAAGCCTTGAACGCCCTGGAAGAAGACCACGACTTTCTGCTCAAAGGCAACGTTTTCACCACCGACCTGCTCGAGGTCTGGATCAAGTACAAGCGGGAAAAAGAGGTCGAACCCATTAAACTCAGGCCACATCCGTACGAGTTTCAGCTGTATTTCGACCTGTAA
- a CDS encoding NAD+ synthase, which produces MIVGLAQLNPVVGDIEGNLKKIEDTLAQYSPCGVDLLIFPELFITGYPPRDLLEKPWFLKKVEKSVTRLRQLSLRYPGTGILIGLPVPTDGTVGRGLYNGAILIYQGREIGRTAKTLLPIYDVFDEERYFDPAPRVETVPFKGEVLGVSICEDAWNDPELWPSRRMYSFDPIEALAKQGATLLVNISASPFTVGKEEIRYRLIRNHARRHNIPFIYVNQVGGNDELVFDGRSMAFNRRGELLYLGAPFKEEIGIIDTEKETDTFLYSSQDRIQSVFEALVLGTRDYLKKCGFKKAVIGLSGGIDSAVTCCIAVEALGRENVLGISMPSPYSSAGSVTDSQKLASNLGIQFLVIPITQVFESYLTIFDGFLEGRRLDIAEENLQARIRGNILMAFANRFGYLVLSTGNKSELAVGYCTLYGDMSGGLSVLADVPKTMVYDLAGYINRSKEIIPLEIIHKAPSAELRPGQTDQDTLPPYPLLDQILYLYVEENLGVEEIVQLGLDEDTVKKVVRSVNASEYKRRQAAPGLKVTSKAFGMGRRMPIAARIEV; this is translated from the coding sequence ATGATAGTAGGCTTGGCCCAACTCAATCCTGTGGTAGGAGACATAGAGGGCAATTTAAAGAAAATCGAAGACACACTTGCCCAGTACAGTCCGTGTGGTGTTGACCTTTTGATTTTTCCGGAACTGTTTATAACCGGATATCCTCCACGGGATCTCTTGGAAAAGCCTTGGTTTTTGAAAAAGGTAGAAAAGTCTGTGACCAGGCTCAGGCAGTTATCTCTTAGGTATCCGGGCACAGGTATACTTATAGGACTACCGGTGCCCACGGATGGAACAGTTGGCAGGGGGCTTTACAACGGTGCGATTCTCATATACCAGGGAAGAGAGATCGGCAGGACTGCGAAGACGCTCCTTCCCATATACGACGTGTTCGACGAAGAGCGGTATTTTGATCCGGCTCCTAGGGTGGAAACTGTTCCTTTTAAAGGGGAAGTCCTGGGCGTATCCATATGCGAGGACGCCTGGAACGACCCTGAACTATGGCCCAGTCGAAGAATGTACTCTTTTGACCCCATTGAAGCCCTGGCAAAACAAGGAGCAACACTGTTGGTTAACATCTCGGCTTCGCCTTTTACGGTGGGCAAGGAAGAAATCCGATACCGCCTTATCCGTAACCATGCCCGTAGGCACAATATCCCTTTTATATACGTCAACCAGGTTGGCGGGAACGACGAACTGGTATTCGACGGTAGGAGCATGGCATTTAACCGGCGCGGCGAACTCCTGTATTTAGGGGCTCCGTTCAAAGAGGAGATCGGGATAATCGACACGGAAAAAGAAACAGACACATTCTTATACTCTTCTCAAGACCGGATCCAGTCGGTTTTCGAAGCATTGGTTTTGGGCACGAGGGACTATTTAAAAAAATGCGGGTTTAAAAAAGCGGTGATCGGACTTTCCGGGGGCATTGACTCCGCTGTTACTTGTTGCATAGCGGTGGAAGCACTGGGAAGAGAAAACGTGCTCGGCATCTCCATGCCGTCGCCTTATTCATCTGCTGGTAGCGTTACCGATTCTCAGAAACTGGCGTCGAATTTGGGTATCCAGTTTCTGGTCATTCCTATCACCCAGGTTTTCGAATCATACCTGACCATATTTGACGGTTTTTTGGAAGGACGAAGGCTGGACATCGCGGAGGAAAACCTGCAGGCGCGTATCAGGGGTAATATTCTCATGGCCTTTGCTAACAGGTTCGGTTACTTGGTGCTGTCTACTGGCAACAAGAGCGAACTGGCGGTTGGTTACTGTACTTTGTACGGCGATATGAGCGGGGGTCTGAGCGTACTGGCTGATGTGCCCAAAACCATGGTATATGACTTAGCCGGCTACATCAACCGCTCGAAAGAAATCATCCCTCTCGAAATCATCCACAAAGCCCCGTCGGCCGAACTCAGGCCAGGACAAACCGACCAGGATACTTTACCACCGTATCCTTTGTTAGACCAAATACTTTATCTATATGTCGAAGAGAATCTGGGGGTTGAGGAGATTGTCCAGCTAGGGCTGGACGAGGACACCGTCAAAAAAGTGGTAAGATCTGTCAATGCGAGCGAGTACAAACGGCGACAAGCTGCCCCGGGCCTAAAAGTGACCAGCAAGGCGTTCGGGATGGGGCGCAGGATGCCCATCGCTGCCCGAATTGAGGTGTAG